The genomic segment CGATTCAGCTCGGTTTACCGCTATCATGGAGGGCAATGTAAACCACGGGCAGACTCCCTTGACAGCACAACCGATGACATCCCCCCTGCGGGTGATTTATGACCTGCACAGCCATACTACCGCCTCCGATGGCCTGCTCACGCCCCGGGAACTGGTGGTGCGCGCCCAGGCGATGGGCGTCACGGTGCTGGTGATAACCGATCATGATACCGTCGATGGCCTCGAGCCTGCCCGGGAGGCGATTGCGGCGCTGCGCTTGCCGCTTAACCTGGTGGCGGGGGTGGAGATTTCCACCCTCTGGCAACACCACGAGATCCATATTGTCGGATTGGGCATGGCGCCTTCTCACCCGGCGCTAACGACGCTTTTGGCATCACAGCGCGCGCATCGCTTGGCGCGCGCGCAGGCTATCGCCGAAAGGCTGGTAAAGGCGGGTATTCATGATCCCTGGCACGGGGCCAGACAACTGGCGCAGGACGATCTGGTCACCCGCGGCCATTTCGCGCGCTATCTGGTGAGCCTGGGCGTGGCCAGCAACGTCAGCAACGTGTTTAAAAAATATTTGTCGCGGGGGAAAACCGGCTATGTCCCGCCACAGTGGTGTACAATAGAAGAAGCGATTGAAGCGATCCACCTAGCAGGGGGACAGGCGGTAGTGGCGCATCCGGGACGTTATCAACTCTCGGCCAAGTGGTTGAAACGGCTGCTGGCGCAGTTTACCGCCGCCGGCGGTGACGCCATGGAAGTCGCGCA from the Candidatus Sodalis pierantonius str. SOPE genome contains:
- the rnm gene encoding RNase RNM, whose translation is MTSPLRVIYDLHSHTTASDGLLTPRELVVRAQAMGVTVLVITDHDTVDGLEPAREAIAALRLPLNLVAGVEISTLWQHHEIHIVGLGMAPSHPALTTLLASQRAHRLARAQAIAERLVKAGIHDPWHGARQLAQDDLVTRGHFARYLVSLGVASNVSNVFKKYLSRGKTGYVPPQWCTIEEAIEAIHLAGGQAVVAHPGRYQLSAKWLKRLLAQFTAAGGDAMEVAQCQQSPQERSQLAGYARDYHLLASQGSDFHQPCAWIELGRKLWLPGGIEPVWRDWPVLPAAHPPATAEG